CAATTTCCAGTTTCAGACACAGCCATACCATTTGGCATGAGTGTGTGCACACACACTGCAACCATGAAAATAATTCCACTTGATTGCATCTCAATGcgcatttcacatttttattacacattactaataaaaaaactttttttagaacatTAAACATGTAACATGTTTTAGACAGGAGAAACACAGTTGTGAAATCAAAACCTTTATAGTGACCACTGTTAATTTGGGCAAGGAAAAACACCAGGCTTTTGAATTAAGACTGTACGACTGTGTTTCTCATGCAAAtgtgcatttacatttaaatgtaaatagtttAACACTTTAAGACAAGTGCTGTAGTACTTGCAAGTCTTTTATATGTACAGTTGACAGTTTATTCGTCCAGGCACATTTTGACAGTCCTTCTCCTTGGAATGTTCTCAGAGCTCTTGGTTTAATGTGGTTCCTGCAGAATAGTCTTCATCTGCTGTGGTGAAACACAGGTAAGCataattttttgtcccaaaaagaTGTTTCCATGCAGACTGCAAGCTTCTTTGGCAGCCTCTTCAGACATGAACTTGATTACCGCCTCCCCGATACTGTTTCCCTTCTCATCCTTGAGGAGTGTAACATCTTTTTCGTCAATCTGGTACAGACAGAAAAAGTCTCTCACCTCCCCTCTCCGAACATCAGCTGGGAAGTTCCGAGCATAGATACAGGTACGCTCAGACCAGTCTTGTTCTCTGTGATACGCTGGTCTCTGAgcctttttatgtctttctttgtaCATTATGTCCCTCATTTTTTCCATTGTGATGGATGATACATCTAGCACTTTTGAGCCATAATGTGTACCATCCATGTTCATGGCTGCGGCGTAATCCTCTGGGTGCGTAAACATGATGAAAGCTGTGGACGTTCGCTGTCCCCAGCAGTTTTGCAGATGGATGATCTTCTTGTTTGGGATGTGAACACAGCCAAATAGCTCCTTTATCTCGGTTTTGGTAGTTTTTGGAGAAAGGTTCCTTACCATAACGCAGTGCACTTGTCCAGGGGGCTGAGAGTCAAAGCGCTGCCGCTTTGGAGATCCTGAAAGCGACCTGTCTTCTGAACGTCGCTTAAGTGGCGGCGTCCAGGACGAATGTCTGTCTGGAGAGAGGCGGTGGTCCAGTTCTGAGGATGTGGTGGAACAGGGGCCATGTTCATCATCCAGCTCTAAAGCGTAGCTCCACATCCTTTCATAGGCCGTTCTTACCTCCACATAGGAGTCCATGTAGCTCATGTGGCTGTACTTTAGGCCCTCTTCAGCTTGTTTCAAAGTAGCCACCTTTATTAGGCAGCACTGGTCGCGGCCTAGGAAGACATTTGGTATGAAATCCAGCACAGAGAGGCCTTGGAGGAAAGTGCGGACATCTTGTAGGGTCACGTTGTTGGGAAGCCCATAAAGACGAAGATATCCAGGCTCGTTGCAGTTGGTCTTGGCCTTACCTCTCTCaggtgctgctgctgttgcttctttttcttcttcaataTGCACTTTTCTCACTGGCTGTGGAATGCTTTCCTGCAGTTTGTAGCTGTGGttgtagtttttctttttattgttgttgtacgTATGATGGTCTGTTCTTTGATTTGTATGGTTTTTAGAATGGTATGGCTCAGGTAAAGCAGGTAATGGGTGAGAACTGACTGGCAGAGACTGGGCTTGGCTTTCTtggttgttgttgctgctgctgctactgttgtTGATAATGATGTTGTTGTTATGGTTTGACTGTAATCCTTGAATAGCAGCCACTAGGCCCAGTAGTAGAGCTGTGCCCAAGTCTGTTGGTGACTTTGATGGCTGCGGTTCTGGTGCTGGCCTTGGATCCAATGCCTTCTTTTCCAACTCCAGCTTTCTTCTTTTATACTCtgctttcttcttctcctccgcctctttctccattttttccttcttcctctctgcATCAGACTTCTTGTTTTCCACTCCTGAGcttctttgcttttttaagcGTAACTCAATTTTATGTTTCAAGTCAGCTATGCTGCTAACCTCAAGGGTTACCGATGATCCCTTGAGAATCTCCCCAGAGCGCTCCATGGCCAGCTGTCCATCTTCCTCTgtggtaaaaataataaaagcctCTCCTCTCTTGCCACCAATGATGTGAACTCCACCCTCAAGAATGTGTAGGCCGTGGAAGAAGGCGCGAATGTCCTCAGAGCCTGCATCGGCACTGAGGCCCAGCAAACGCCGCACTATCACCATGATGGCGGGAAACTGCCTCGTCGAACACGTGACACTGCTGAGAgatacaaaacacaaaagaatACACAGCTTGAGGAGAATTTCAACCCAGAAACCGCATCGGGCGCAGTTTAATCCGCCACACAGCGCGGTACAGCCCCGTGTAGCTGAACCGCAGCCCCCACGAGCCTCCTGCCCCCCTACTTTGTTCCGCAGCAGAAGAAGAACCAGCAGCTCTGAAACACAGAAACAGGAAAAACGGTTCACTGCCAGCTCCTCCACACCCCACTCACCTCTCAGTTCTCCTGAAAAAACGGACACTACTCTTAAACCGCGCTCCAAACACCCGCGTTTATTCACTTCACAAGCTTCACAAGCCTCACAGCGAGCTCAGCCTCAACCTAACGCCTCGTGCTTCAGACAGAGGCAGCGCGCTCTCTCCACACAACTTTTAAAGGGGCGGAGCGGCAGGAAGTGTGCACAGCCAATAGGCGGGGAGGAGGCTTTGCAGGGGGCGGGGCGAACAGTGTCTGGAGAGCCAATGGAACTGTGAATAAACTTTACGAACTTTTAAAGAAACAGAGTTAATATTACTGTGtgaataatactaatactactactactaataataataatatcatatttcttaaaatgtagtttattttctattttattatgcGCTTTTCGTTTTGtaaattactgtatatttagtatatttttaagtttattctgCATAATTAggatattttctattttattctgtatatttattttcgtgtattactgtatatttagtatattttctattctgtatatttactattgtatatcactctatatttagtatatgcatttttagtttattctgtatatttattttcgtatattactgtatatttagtatattttttattcGGTATATTTACTattgtatatcactgtatatttagtatatgcatttttagtttattttgtatatttattttcgtatattactgtatatttagtatattttctaTTCTGTATATTCACTATTGTATATCCCTGTATATTTAGTATATGCATTTTTAGtttattctgtatatttgatatattttctattttagatagatgctttattgatcccagagcgAAATTCAGTACACATCCAATAGCAGATATACAGTACTCAGAAGCTACAAAAGAAGGATAAGCTATAATAATACAGATAATAATACAACAAGTAGAGTCTTATTTAGTTTGTGTGTAAtgatggaggtagtgcagttaaaaacagtaaaacaacaatgaaaacCAGTTGATGTGaaaactgatgtcagccatacaaacAGTGCAAGAACGCAGATGTGTTATACCCAgattaaatttagcagtgcaaatttgtAGAGATGTAAACAGTGGGCAATAAATAAACTATTAGTACAGAAAAgggataaaactataaaaaaataatataacagggCATATCAGAAGGTGTGTTCACAGAGATGGGGATATGTTGATTGTATTCTGTACTATGCATGTTTGTCCCTTCTAGCCTTTAGCCCAGATGGGTTCATGTGTCCAGCTGAACTATTTCTGAGAATTCTATACATGTTGGAATGTCACATGTGGTTTCAGGTAAACAACGTACCGCTTCTCAAAAGGTCATTTCTATATATATGGTGAAGCTGTAAATAGGGTGGTTGGAATTCTTTAGGTATGCAGAGTACCATATAAGTGACTGTGAAAGAGTATATAAGCTGTTCAAAACAcaagactgggagagagagagagaactgggacaccgagaattgacaagctctctcccacactttgcttctgaTTGAAACAAAATATTTTGTTCCGATTAAGAAGGCAGTGTGCACTGAGTATTATTTCAAGAAAGACAACCGTCCAAGAACACCCAAAGAGAAGTCCTGGAAGGACAAGAAGACATAACAATGTCCATTGGAATGACCATAGTGgccagaatgaaaaagtgtcacagagtttTTAGTTTGCTGTACTTAGAGTCTTATGGCCTGGAGGGAAAAAGAGGGagtatattctgtttattgagtCCTgcatagtcaagtcaagtagttttattgtcagaacagtatatgtacaggacatacagtgAATTGAAATTGCGTTACTGTCCTACCAAAagttacagcaaaaaaataaataaaaaataaatgcaacgcaatagtttattttactatttagggatggtttgtggtataaaaatacagttaatatcaaatattaaaaaaaaatacaatgaatgaaaaaaaaaatgcatatttcagTTCATTAGGTTTCATTTATATATTAAGGACTAAACAGAGATTGAGGACAGAAAATAGCAtccttatatttttccatcactggaacatacagcactggaaaaaatataACAGACCACTTTactttttgaatcagtttctttgattttgctatttataggtaaatgtttgagtaaaatgaacattgttgttttattctctaaactacggacaacatttatcacaaattccaaataaaagtattgtcatttagagcttagagcttttttggcaaaaaaaaaaaaaaaaaaaaaatgaaatggctgaaataaaaaaaaagatgcagagctttcagacctcaaataatgcaaaaaaaaaaacaagttcatgttcataaagttttaagagttcagaaatcaatatttggagtaAAAACCcttgttttaatgcatcttggcatgttctcctccaccagtcttacacactgcttttggataactttatgcctttactcctggtgcaaaaattcaagcagttcagcttggtttgatggcttgtgatcatccatatttctcttaattatattccagaggtttttaatttggtaaaatcaaagaaactcataatttttaagtgctctcttatctctttccagagctgtataactgaACTAACTGGGAGAGGAAAGGAGTGTTTATCGCCGGAAGGGGCGGGGCTTTTTGTTCTGCACCATGGCGACGGGGACGCTACAATCACCGCTTATTTTCCTCTGCTTTTTCCTCATATTATTGCAGTTTAACCCGTTTTTCTGCGAGCAGttctctatatctttctctcAGCCGGCGGACTGCGGTCCCGGGGGGTATTTCGATATATCCAGTTTATCCTGCGCGAAGTGTGGAGCGAATCAAATCAGCGGGAAATCAGgtagagctaacccagctaacgctaactaaataacagcagcagcagcagg
This genomic interval from Astyanax mexicanus isolate ESR-SI-001 chromosome 1, AstMex3_surface, whole genome shotgun sequence contains the following:
- the rbm12ba gene encoding RNA binding motif protein 12Ba translates to MVIVRRLLGLSADAGSEDIRAFFHGLHILEGGVHIIGGKRGEAFIIFTTEEDGQLAMERSGEILKGSSVTLEVSSIADLKHKIELRLKKQRSSGVENKKSDAERKKEKMEKEAEEKKKAEYKRRKLELEKKALDPRPAPEPQPSKSPTDLGTALLLGLVAAIQGLQSNHNNNIIINNSSSSSNNNQESQAQSLPVSSHPLPALPEPYHSKNHTNQRTDHHTYNNNKKKNYNHSYKLQESIPQPVRKVHIEEEKEATAAAPERGKAKTNCNEPGYLRLYGLPNNVTLQDVRTFLQGLSVLDFIPNVFLGRDQCCLIKVATLKQAEEGLKYSHMSYMDSYVEVRTAYERMWSYALELDDEHGPCSTTSSELDHRLSPDRHSSWTPPLKRRSEDRSLSGSPKRQRFDSQPPGQVHCVMVRNLSPKTTKTEIKELFGCVHIPNKKIIHLQNCWGQRTSTAFIMFTHPEDYAAAMNMDGTHYGSKVLDVSSITMEKMRDIMYKERHKKAQRPAYHREQDWSERTCIYARNFPADVRRGEVRDFFCLYQIDEKDVTLLKDEKGNSIGEAVIKFMSEEAAKEACSLHGNIFLGQKIMLTCVSPQQMKTILQEPH